A genomic region of Porticoccaceae bacterium LTM1 contains the following coding sequences:
- a CDS encoding cytochrome c-type biogenesis protein CcmH, with product MTALLRIFLLVTGLMATSVASAVEIQTFSSEELRERYLELLDELRCPQCQNQNLHDSDSPIAQDLRRTVVRMLEAGKTDKEITDYLIDRYGDFITYLPRFKKSTYLLWLSPAVLLLIALVVVILVVRRQRSRHSDGQLSEQEQQRLNALLNGETKDNSRS from the coding sequence GTGACAGCGTTGTTGCGAATTTTTTTGCTGGTGACAGGATTGATGGCTACTTCAGTGGCCAGCGCAGTAGAAATTCAGACATTTTCTTCTGAAGAGCTGCGTGAGCGCTATCTTGAATTGCTGGATGAATTGCGCTGCCCCCAGTGCCAGAATCAGAATCTCCACGACTCCGATTCCCCCATTGCCCAGGATCTGCGTCGTACTGTAGTGCGAATGCTGGAAGCCGGAAAAACAGATAAAGAAATCACTGACTACCTGATTGATCGCTACGGTGATTTCATCACCTATCTGCCTCGATTCAAGAAATCCACCTATCTGCTGTGGCTTTCGCCTGCAGTGTTGCTTCTTATAGCTCTTGTTGTGGTGATTCTGGTAGTTCGCCGTCAGCGCAGCCGACATAGTGATGGCCAGCTGAGCGAGCAGGAACAGCAGCGTTTGAATGCCCTCCTAAATGGCGAAACCAAGGATAACTCCCGCTCATGA
- the zipA gene encoding cell division protein ZipA, protein MEFGTHVILIALGVLIIVAILFDGVRRVRSSRHDRIRMSRRKQPIFDDADSDDFPSELPNGGARVIGRREDEDVEEVHAAILQAAEKKKPKLNIPSREALNSQQPAVEQSEEPEQQLEPEQENEAVESVAEPQQNSLGLDEPVPVLMNTIDQLEPESEQPETPVTSPQSRDTAGSDGKMADPGAVIVMHLRAPQDKPFCGERLLDGLMAANMRFGSMKIFHRHTESDGSGPVMFSMANSVEPGTFDLNTMGTITTPGVSFFIALDQVSNPSEAFGLMLESIGEVMKRVGGELKDDTRSAVTKQTVDHYWQRVREFERRALSESY, encoded by the coding sequence ATGGAATTTGGCACACACGTAATTTTGATAGCGCTCGGCGTATTGATCATTGTCGCCATTTTATTTGACGGAGTGCGCCGCGTGCGCAGCTCCCGCCACGACCGCATTCGTATGTCCCGTCGAAAACAGCCGATTTTTGACGATGCCGACAGTGATGATTTTCCCAGTGAACTGCCCAATGGGGGTGCTCGTGTTATCGGGCGCCGTGAAGATGAGGATGTGGAAGAAGTTCACGCCGCAATTTTGCAGGCTGCCGAGAAGAAAAAACCGAAATTAAATATTCCGAGCCGCGAGGCGTTGAATTCTCAACAGCCAGCTGTAGAGCAAAGTGAAGAGCCGGAACAACAGCTGGAGCCTGAACAGGAAAATGAGGCTGTCGAGTCTGTTGCTGAGCCTCAGCAGAACAGCCTGGGTCTTGATGAGCCAGTGCCGGTGTTAATGAACACCATTGATCAGCTGGAGCCGGAATCCGAGCAGCCGGAAACACCAGTAACTTCTCCGCAGAGTCGTGACACAGCAGGGTCAGATGGCAAGATGGCCGATCCAGGTGCGGTGATTGTTATGCATCTGAGAGCCCCCCAGGACAAACCATTTTGTGGTGAGCGACTGCTGGATGGCTTGATGGCGGCCAATATGCGCTTTGGCTCAATGAAAATTTTCCATCGCCACACCGAATCAGATGGCTCCGGGCCGGTAATGTTCAGCATGGCCAACAGTGTTGAGCCGGGCACTTTTGATCTGAATACAATGGGTACTATCACCACTCCGGGCGTGAGCTTTTTTATCGCACTGGATCAGGTCAGTAACCCATCAGAGGCCTTTGGCCTGATGCTGGAGTCTATCGGCGAAGTAATGAAACGCGTTGGCGGTGAATTAAAAGACGATACTCGAAGTGCAGTAACCAAGCAGACTGTTGACCACTACTGGCAGCGGGTGCGTGAATTTGAACGCAGAGCGCTGTCTGAGAGTTACTGA
- the ligA gene encoding NAD-dependent DNA ligase LigA, whose protein sequence is MQPQEFDFGAGEQPSDVNAASAEAQSLRDQLNEHNYRYYVLDDPTVPDIEYDRLLRRLQELESQFPELKTPDSPTQRVGAAPLQSFESVEHLMPMLSLDNAFSDDEVLEFNRRVSDRLNFKGDVEYACEPKLDGIAISLLYRNGVLERGATRGDGTTGEDISQNVRTISSIPLKLQGDGHPELLEVRGEIYMPRASFEALNEAARKAGEKVFVNPRNAASGSLRQLDSKITASRRLEMCAYSVGVVEGGELPETHMGVLKQLNTWGFLINPLAEVVANIDGCLDYYLRLADQRDQLNYDIDGIVYKVNDLGLQKRLGFVARAPRWAIARKFPAQEEATKLLDVEFQVGRTGAVTPVARLEPVFVGGVTVSNATLHNRDEVERLGLMIGDTVVIRRAGDVIPQVVSVIQERRSSDARPVEFPDHCPVCDSPVERVPGEAVARCSGGLICAAQRKEAIKHFASRKALDVDGLGDKLVEQLVDRDMVHTPADLFSLTVEQLADLERMAEKSATKLVEAIKNSRETTLPKFLYALGIREVGEATAQTLAMHFGSLDAIRQADANTLQEVDDVGPVVAHFIEEFFADTRNIEVIDQLQETGVHWPDITPRAESELPLAGQTWVLTGTLESMSRSEAKEKLQQLGAKVAGSVSAKSTCVVAGPGAGSKLTKAQNLGVEVMDEAQFLEFLNEKGIS, encoded by the coding sequence ATGCAGCCACAGGAATTTGATTTTGGCGCTGGAGAGCAGCCGTCTGATGTGAATGCCGCCAGTGCTGAAGCTCAATCCCTGCGCGACCAGTTAAACGAGCACAACTACAGGTACTATGTGCTCGACGATCCTACCGTTCCCGATATTGAATACGACCGACTGCTACGCCGTTTGCAGGAGCTTGAGTCGCAATTTCCCGAACTGAAAACCCCGGATTCTCCAACGCAACGGGTAGGCGCTGCGCCCTTACAATCGTTTGAGAGCGTAGAGCACCTGATGCCGATGCTGTCGTTGGATAATGCATTCAGCGATGACGAGGTGCTGGAATTTAATCGCCGGGTCAGCGATCGCCTGAATTTTAAAGGTGATGTTGAGTACGCCTGTGAACCAAAGCTGGATGGCATCGCGATCAGTCTGCTGTACCGAAATGGCGTTCTTGAGCGGGGCGCAACTCGCGGGGATGGCACAACCGGTGAGGATATCTCCCAAAATGTGCGCACCATTTCTTCTATTCCGTTAAAACTCCAGGGCGATGGTCATCCGGAACTGCTGGAAGTGCGTGGCGAGATTTATATGCCTCGCGCCAGTTTTGAAGCCCTGAATGAAGCGGCCCGAAAAGCGGGTGAGAAGGTTTTTGTTAATCCGCGCAACGCTGCCTCGGGAAGCCTGCGCCAGCTGGATTCAAAAATTACAGCAAGTCGCCGCCTTGAAATGTGTGCCTATAGCGTTGGCGTTGTGGAAGGCGGTGAACTGCCGGAAACCCATATGGGAGTTTTGAAGCAGCTAAACACCTGGGGCTTTTTGATTAACCCGCTGGCGGAAGTGGTAGCCAATATTGACGGTTGTCTCGACTACTATTTACGCCTTGCTGATCAGCGTGATCAACTCAATTACGATATCGACGGCATCGTTTACAAGGTCAACGACCTCGGCTTGCAGAAGCGCCTGGGGTTTGTCGCCCGTGCGCCGCGCTGGGCTATTGCCCGAAAATTCCCGGCGCAGGAAGAGGCGACCAAATTGCTGGATGTGGAATTCCAGGTGGGGCGAACCGGAGCGGTAACCCCTGTAGCGCGTCTGGAGCCGGTTTTTGTCGGTGGTGTGACGGTGAGTAATGCGACGCTGCACAATCGTGATGAAGTCGAACGCCTTGGTTTGATGATCGGTGATACTGTAGTAATTCGACGCGCCGGGGATGTGATTCCTCAAGTGGTGAGTGTGATTCAGGAGCGTCGTTCGAGCGATGCGCGGCCAGTCGAATTTCCGGATCATTGCCCGGTTTGTGATTCTCCTGTTGAGCGCGTTCCGGGTGAAGCAGTCGCCCGCTGTAGTGGTGGTCTAATCTGCGCGGCTCAACGCAAAGAAGCCATCAAGCATTTTGCATCTCGTAAAGCGCTTGATGTGGATGGTCTTGGCGACAAACTGGTTGAACAGCTTGTTGATCGCGATATGGTGCATACGCCTGCAGATCTGTTCAGTTTGACTGTGGAGCAACTCGCCGATCTGGAGCGAATGGCCGAAAAGTCTGCCACCAAACTGGTTGAGGCGATCAAGAATAGCCGGGAAACAACACTGCCCAAATTTTTGTACGCCCTGGGTATTCGCGAAGTAGGTGAAGCCACTGCGCAAACACTCGCCATGCACTTCGGGTCGCTGGATGCTATTCGTCAGGCGGATGCGAATACTTTGCAGGAAGTGGATGATGTTGGTCCGGTAGTGGCGCACTTTATCGAAGAATTTTTTGCTGACACTCGGAATATCGAGGTAATTGACCAACTGCAGGAGACCGGTGTGCATTGGCCCGATATTACGCCTCGGGCCGAGAGTGAACTGCCTCTTGCTGGCCAGACCTGGGTGCTGACCGGCACGCTGGAGTCGATGAGTCGATCTGAAGCCAAGGAAAAGTTACAGCAATTGGGTGCTAAAGTGGCGGGCAGTGTTTCGGCCAAATCCACTTGTGTCGTTGCCGGGCCGGGTGCAGGCTCCAAGCTTACCAAGGCGCAGAACCTTGGTGTTGAGGTTATGGACGAAGCGCAATTTTTGGAATTTCTGAACGAGAAGGGGATATCATGA
- the ccmI gene encoding c-type cytochrome biogenesis protein CcmI, translating into MTILWWTFAALISISLLFLVVPLLWRSAQGAGLSHHKANLNLYREHLAELEQQVQRGELDNSQFESLQAELQRNLLKEEKGGSELIGVKVAGGNWLIWVLAILLPVAAVLTYNQLGASRDLAIVEDLQQANQLLEGQDAEQLPVLRKRMIANIDQRLKQDPDNFYYWVLSARLSSDEGKLEKSLDAYRKAEKLSPNDETLLKEYFEVAFQVAGGLPTPEIVSLLERLATISPNDLQVLVLSGRFAFDEGDYPRALARWERALTLLPKDHELSGLITSGVETARAKLAESGKSDVQATIKLKIVLANTLSLNDGDVLFVIARRPGVTAGPPLAVKKVTVDKLPIEIELNDSNLMLPGSSLGDMESVDIIVRLSSTGSPQAQLGDRQGTRAGVVIAEDAVTDILIDQQID; encoded by the coding sequence ATGACAATACTCTGGTGGACTTTTGCGGCACTGATTTCAATCTCGCTGCTGTTTTTGGTTGTGCCGCTATTGTGGCGCTCTGCACAAGGCGCTGGTCTCTCCCACCACAAAGCCAACCTGAATCTGTACAGGGAGCATTTGGCAGAGCTGGAGCAGCAAGTGCAGCGTGGCGAACTGGATAACAGCCAGTTTGAGTCGCTGCAGGCCGAATTGCAGCGCAATCTATTGAAAGAGGAAAAAGGGGGCTCCGAGCTCATTGGAGTCAAAGTGGCTGGAGGCAACTGGTTGATCTGGGTGCTGGCTATTTTGCTGCCGGTGGCGGCCGTGTTGACTTACAACCAGCTGGGTGCCAGTCGTGATCTGGCCATTGTCGAAGACTTGCAGCAGGCTAATCAACTGCTCGAGGGCCAGGATGCGGAACAGCTGCCTGTGCTGCGTAAACGGATGATTGCCAATATTGACCAGCGATTGAAGCAGGATCCGGATAACTTCTATTACTGGGTGTTGAGCGCCAGACTCAGCAGTGACGAAGGTAAACTGGAAAAGTCGCTGGATGCTTACCGCAAAGCGGAAAAGCTCTCTCCCAACGACGAAACACTACTGAAAGAATACTTTGAAGTTGCTTTTCAGGTAGCGGGTGGCCTGCCAACTCCCGAGATTGTTTCTTTGCTGGAGCGTTTGGCCACGATTTCTCCCAATGATTTACAGGTATTGGTATTGAGTGGTCGGTTTGCCTTTGATGAGGGTGATTACCCGCGCGCGCTGGCTCGCTGGGAAAGGGCGCTGACCCTGTTGCCAAAAGATCATGAGCTGTCGGGCTTGATTACCAGTGGTGTTGAAACTGCTCGTGCCAAATTGGCGGAATCCGGGAAAAGTGACGTTCAGGCTACTATCAAGTTGAAGATAGTTCTGGCCAATACATTGTCCTTGAATGACGGCGATGTATTGTTTGTCATAGCCCGCCGCCCCGGTGTTACAGCCGGCCCTCCATTGGCGGTTAAAAAAGTCACCGTCGATAAATTGCCGATTGAGATTGAGCTTAATGACAGCAACCTGATGCTGCCCGGCAGTTCGCTGGGCGATATGGAATCTGTGGATATTATCGTGCGGTTATCCAGCACCGGAAGTCCGCAGGCTCAGCTTGGAGATCGCCAGGGAACCCGTGCCGGAGTAGTGATTGCCGAGGATGCGGTCACTGATATCCTGATAGATCAGCAAATTGACTGA
- the smc gene encoding chromosome segregation protein SMC: MRLKCIKLAGFKSFVDPTTVSFPSNMCSVVGPNGCGKSNVIDAVRWVMGESSAKHLRGESMTDVIFNGSGGRKPVGQASIELVFDNSDGSLGGEYASYAEISVKRKVTRDGQNSYYLNGNKCRRRDITDIFLGTGLGPRSYAIIEQGMISKLIEAKPDELRVYIEEAAGISKYKERRRDTENRMRRTMENLERLTDIRDELGRQLSRLERQAKAAEQYAEFKKEERLQKAQLNAVRWHKLHEQNETRKKAISEFELGVEAMVTERLSCDTSIEKLRGSYTDLGDAFGEVQGRYYGIGAEVARIEQTIHHAESRARELQQDLEQTERNFAETDEHLSQDREKVVTWEAELEDIQPQLETIRQTEEVTGATLQEAEEAMHEWQATWDEFNQSAAAPRQQAEVQQSRIQHLEQVLRRLDERMGKLRDESSDFSVSPMLEEIELLKEQLLEKETELEQQQVQVDELVEQIDVSRSAGNDSVKELDEARSKLQTMRGRHASLDALQQAAMAGEEGAQRWLANNDLADRPRLADDLQVAEGWETAVETVLGSYLQAAYIDQIDAVADLAKSFDQGELILMDGAAAQASDGGKADTLFGKVTSGEKVASLLSGIYAVDDLPAALALRGKLSGSESVITRDGLWLGANWLRVSRAGDASVGMLARKQELDELTAAIAEQEQTIAGLEEQRRQHSEQLADLERRREELNRDRNEQQRQYGELRSKLSASEVQVEQYTARRERSESDLAEVRNQQQQEQEHLSEARHLLEQAIESMEDDTNRREELMRQRDELRAKLDQARQQARHDRDRQHELAMREQSIRTQLQSIREGIGRLEVQAARLQERREQLLASFEEIDNPGEELRIQLEEKLEERLKVERELGEARSKLEEVEHEMREYERRRGELEQQIQVLRSKLEQERLAAQELATRSGTIQEQILEQGFDIDALIEGLPEGTGEPQLQDSLQRIEARISRLGPINLAAIDEYKIESERKTYLDTQNQDLVDALQALENAILKIDRETRTRFKETFDQVNSGIQELFPKVFGGGHAYLELTGEDLLDTGVAIMARPPGKKNSTIHLLSGGEKALTAISLVFSIFRLNPAPFCMLDEVDAPLDDANVGRYIRMVKEMSEHVQFIYITHNKIAMELADQLMGVTMHEPGVSRLVTVDVNEAVELAEA; encoded by the coding sequence ATGCGGCTTAAATGTATCAAACTGGCCGGGTTTAAATCTTTTGTAGATCCCACCACCGTTAGTTTCCCCAGCAATATGTGCTCCGTTGTCGGCCCCAATGGCTGTGGTAAATCCAATGTGATTGACGCCGTTCGCTGGGTGATGGGCGAGTCCTCCGCCAAGCACCTGCGTGGCGAATCAATGACCGACGTTATCTTCAATGGATCTGGTGGGCGCAAGCCGGTAGGGCAGGCTTCTATTGAGCTGGTATTCGACAACAGTGACGGTTCACTGGGTGGTGAGTACGCTAGTTATGCGGAGATTTCTGTTAAGCGTAAAGTGACCCGCGATGGCCAGAACAGCTACTACCTGAACGGCAATAAATGCCGTCGTCGCGACATTACCGATATCTTCCTCGGCACCGGTTTGGGCCCGCGCAGCTATGCGATTATCGAACAGGGCATGATCTCCAAGCTGATCGAAGCCAAGCCCGATGAGTTGCGTGTTTACATTGAAGAAGCAGCGGGTATTTCCAAGTACAAAGAGCGTCGCCGCGACACTGAAAACCGCATGCGTCGCACCATGGAAAACCTTGAGCGACTCACCGATATTCGCGATGAGTTGGGTCGCCAGCTCAGTCGACTGGAGCGTCAGGCCAAGGCCGCCGAACAGTACGCTGAATTCAAGAAAGAAGAGCGCCTGCAGAAAGCGCAACTCAATGCGGTGCGTTGGCACAAACTGCACGAGCAGAACGAAACCCGCAAAAAGGCCATCAGCGAGTTCGAGCTGGGTGTTGAGGCAATGGTCACCGAGCGCCTGAGCTGTGACACCTCCATCGAAAAACTGCGCGGTAGCTACACCGACCTGGGCGATGCGTTTGGTGAGGTTCAGGGGCGCTACTACGGTATTGGTGCCGAAGTGGCACGTATCGAGCAGACTATTCACCACGCCGAAAGCCGTGCCCGGGAGCTGCAACAGGATCTGGAACAGACCGAGCGCAACTTTGCTGAAACCGACGAGCACCTCAGTCAGGATCGTGAGAAAGTGGTCACCTGGGAGGCGGAGCTGGAAGATATCCAGCCGCAGCTGGAAACCATTCGCCAGACCGAAGAGGTCACCGGTGCAACCTTGCAGGAAGCCGAGGAGGCCATGCACGAGTGGCAGGCTACCTGGGACGAATTCAACCAGTCTGCTGCAGCACCTCGCCAGCAGGCAGAGGTACAGCAATCCCGCATACAGCATTTGGAGCAAGTGCTGCGCCGTCTTGACGAGCGCATGGGCAAACTTCGCGACGAATCCAGCGATTTCAGTGTCAGTCCGATGCTGGAAGAGATTGAGTTGCTGAAAGAGCAGCTGCTGGAAAAAGAGACCGAGCTTGAGCAACAACAGGTTCAGGTAGACGAACTGGTCGAACAAATTGATGTCAGCCGCAGTGCCGGTAACGACAGCGTCAAAGAGCTTGACGAGGCGCGCAGCAAGCTGCAAACCATGCGCGGTCGCCACGCTTCGTTGGATGCCTTACAGCAGGCAGCGATGGCTGGCGAAGAGGGCGCCCAGCGCTGGCTGGCCAACAACGACCTGGCCGACCGCCCGCGTCTGGCGGATGATCTGCAGGTAGCAGAAGGCTGGGAAACTGCCGTCGAAACCGTGTTGGGTAGCTATCTGCAGGCAGCTTACATTGACCAGATTGACGCGGTTGCGGATCTTGCAAAAAGTTTTGATCAGGGTGAGCTGATCCTGATGGACGGCGCTGCCGCGCAAGCCAGCGATGGCGGCAAAGCCGACACCTTATTTGGCAAGGTTACCAGTGGCGAGAAAGTCGCTTCGCTGCTTTCCGGAATTTATGCCGTTGACGATCTGCCGGCAGCGCTGGCGCTGCGCGGCAAGCTTTCCGGCAGTGAGTCGGTCATTACTCGCGATGGCCTCTGGTTGGGTGCCAACTGGCTGCGAGTCAGCCGTGCAGGCGATGCCTCTGTCGGCATGCTGGCGCGCAAGCAGGAGCTGGATGAGCTGACTGCGGCAATTGCTGAGCAGGAACAGACCATTGCCGGGCTGGAAGAGCAGCGCCGTCAACACAGTGAGCAACTGGCCGATCTGGAACGTCGCCGCGAAGAGCTCAACCGTGATCGCAACGAACAGCAGCGCCAATACGGTGAGCTGCGTTCGAAACTGAGCGCCAGCGAAGTTCAGGTTGAGCAGTACACAGCCCGCCGTGAGCGCTCCGAAAGCGATCTGGCAGAAGTGCGCAATCAGCAGCAACAGGAACAAGAGCACCTTTCAGAGGCGCGTCATCTGCTGGAGCAAGCCATCGAATCGATGGAAGACGACACCAACCGCCGTGAAGAGTTGATGCGTCAGCGCGACGAACTGCGCGCCAAACTGGATCAGGCCAGACAGCAGGCCCGCCATGATCGCGATCGTCAGCACGAACTGGCAATGCGCGAGCAGTCTATTCGCACCCAGCTGCAGTCCATTCGCGAGGGCATCGGTCGACTGGAAGTACAGGCGGCCCGTTTGCAGGAGCGCCGTGAACAGTTGCTGGCAAGCTTTGAAGAGATCGATAATCCCGGCGAAGAGCTGCGTATTCAGTTGGAAGAGAAACTGGAAGAGCGCCTCAAGGTCGAGCGCGAGCTGGGTGAAGCACGTAGTAAGCTCGAAGAAGTTGAGCATGAGATGCGTGAGTACGAGCGTCGTCGCGGCGAGCTGGAGCAGCAGATTCAGGTGTTGCGCAGCAAACTGGAGCAGGAGCGATTGGCTGCTCAGGAGCTGGCGACTCGCAGCGGTACTATTCAGGAGCAGATCCTGGAGCAGGGCTTTGATATCGACGCGTTGATCGAAGGGCTTCCAGAGGGCACCGGTGAGCCGCAACTGCAGGATTCATTGCAGCGAATTGAGGCACGCATCTCCCGTCTGGGGCCGATCAACCTGGCGGCCATTGACGAGTACAAGATCGAGTCGGAACGCAAAACCTACCTGGATACCCAAAACCAGGATCTGGTGGACGCGTTGCAGGCGCTGGAAAATGCCATTCTCAAGATCGACCGGGAAACACGTACCCGCTTTAAAGAGACCTTTGATCAGGTTAACAGCGGTATTCAGGAATTGTTCCCGAAAGTGTTCGGTGGCGGTCACGCCTATCTGGAACTCACCGGCGAAGACTTGCTCGACACCGGTGTGGCTATCATGGCGCGTCCACCGGGCAAGAAAAACTCCACCATCCACCTGCTCTCCGGTGGTGAGAAGGCGCTGACGGCCATTTCGCTGGTATTCTCCATCTTCCGCCTCAACCCGGCACCGTTCTGTATGCTCGATGAGGTAGATGCACCTTTGGATGACGCCAACGTTGGCCGTTATATCCGCATGGTGAAAGAGATGTCCGAGCATGTGCAGTTCATCTATATCACACACAACAAGATTGCCATGGAGCTGGCAGACCAGCTGATGGGTGTAACCATGCACGAGCCAGGTGTATCGCGACTGGTGACCGTGGACGTCAACGAAGCAGTGGAGTTGGCGGAGGCATAA
- a CDS encoding EAL domain-containing protein produces the protein MLAVMTLFVCISPLLLQAASISLDVDADIVHTLIAWSGVMAVALTSILALTHFGIDPDDYVTPLIGIGLLAFCVVEGFAVLQNSIAGSDGQFMVNCWMACRYLLPATLLLIGVHSVVMMLWGQAWLSDREPGSVVVIYMVLLAVFFSVLSTIPRIILALPETLQLIFPFTCLLLSSPLLVVTALRAQTQISAAVVLMLLPLLLIETNLLFGSGQLLISDYLVVSVLQSGAVLVPMAALIIQFIKTYHAVEGAKRELVINQKKLDVALETLTRSNERLRHANSHDHLTGVANREFFFEEAERAIARAQRNNHSVGFFYIDLDKFKQVNDTYGHSVGDEVLCCVTERIRGVTRTEDCLARVGGDEFVLMVENVGQSEELGSVAEKIMEVLQPPVHTSKGELDVPISIGISSFPHSQSVADLVKYADVAMYEAKSNETSRYQLYTRELSIQHAENLELQRELPEALGAGELSLVYQPIFISGSRTPMGVEALVRWNHPEKGAISPGKFIPIAEKSTFINNLGIWVFEQACRQLSAWRQKGLKLAIGVNVSVRQLYTDTLVHTIRRCLLEYCIPAEDITLEITEGQLIQDLQACQGTIQALKQLGVTIALDDYGSGFASITHLRNLPIDFLKIDRSLIRNAPHNSQNRVLTRTTIELAHSLNLPVVAEGVEEQEELDLVEAYRCDFVQGYFLAKPMDGMACTEFLMGSSIVSESEAIKA, from the coding sequence ATGTTGGCAGTCATGACTCTTTTTGTATGCATATCTCCTTTGTTACTGCAGGCTGCCAGTATCTCTTTGGATGTTGATGCTGACATCGTACATACCTTGATTGCCTGGTCTGGCGTGATGGCGGTAGCTCTAACCTCAATTCTTGCGCTGACTCACTTCGGCATAGATCCCGATGACTACGTAACGCCATTAATTGGTATCGGTCTTTTGGCATTTTGTGTTGTTGAAGGCTTTGCCGTACTCCAAAACTCTATTGCAGGAAGTGATGGCCAGTTTATGGTGAATTGCTGGATGGCATGTCGGTATTTATTGCCAGCGACCCTGTTATTGATAGGGGTTCACAGTGTAGTAATGATGCTATGGGGGCAGGCTTGGTTGAGTGATCGTGAGCCTGGCTCTGTGGTCGTCATTTATATGGTGCTTCTGGCCGTTTTTTTCTCCGTACTTTCGACCATTCCCCGAATTATTTTGGCTTTGCCAGAGACATTGCAACTGATTTTCCCGTTCACTTGTTTACTGCTTTCATCCCCGTTGCTGGTTGTTACAGCTTTGCGTGCGCAGACGCAAATTTCGGCTGCAGTTGTATTGATGCTGTTGCCTTTGTTGCTTATAGAGACAAACCTTTTATTTGGGTCTGGCCAGTTATTGATTTCAGATTATTTGGTGGTCTCTGTGCTTCAGTCTGGTGCGGTACTGGTGCCGATGGCTGCACTGATTATTCAATTCATTAAAACCTATCACGCTGTTGAAGGGGCAAAACGTGAATTGGTAATTAACCAGAAAAAACTGGATGTGGCGCTGGAAACCCTGACCAGATCCAATGAGCGTTTGCGTCATGCAAACAGTCATGACCATTTGACCGGGGTCGCCAATCGCGAGTTTTTCTTTGAGGAAGCGGAAAGGGCTATTGCTCGAGCACAGAGGAACAACCACAGCGTCGGCTTTTTCTATATTGATCTCGACAAGTTCAAGCAGGTTAATGATACCTACGGGCACAGTGTTGGCGATGAAGTTCTCTGTTGCGTCACCGAGCGAATTAGAGGGGTGACACGCACAGAGGATTGCCTGGCTCGTGTGGGTGGCGATGAATTTGTGTTGATGGTTGAAAATGTTGGTCAATCTGAAGAGCTGGGCTCTGTAGCTGAGAAAATTATGGAGGTGCTGCAGCCACCGGTGCACACCAGTAAAGGCGAGCTGGATGTACCGATCAGTATTGGTATCTCTTCATTTCCCCATTCGCAGAGTGTGGCGGATCTTGTGAAATACGCCGATGTGGCGATGTACGAAGCGAAATCCAACGAAACATCCCGCTACCAGCTTTATACCCGGGAGCTCAGCATTCAGCATGCGGAAAACCTGGAGTTGCAACGTGAGTTGCCGGAGGCTTTGGGGGCGGGGGAGTTATCCCTGGTTTATCAGCCGATTTTCATTTCCGGAAGTCGTACTCCGATGGGGGTGGAAGCTCTGGTGCGATGGAATCACCCTGAAAAGGGGGCGATATCCCCAGGGAAATTTATTCCCATTGCCGAGAAAAGTACGTTTATAAATAACCTGGGTATCTGGGTGTTTGAGCAGGCTTGCCGGCAGTTAAGCGCCTGGCGCCAAAAAGGCCTGAAGCTTGCCATTGGGGTTAATGTTTCTGTCAGGCAGCTTTATACGGATACGCTGGTGCACACAATCCGCCGCTGCCTGCTTGAATACTGTATTCCGGCGGAAGATATCACCCTGGAAATCACCGAGGGGCAGCTGATCCAGGATTTGCAGGCTTGCCAGGGAACCATTCAGGCGCTGAAGCAGCTGGGTGTGACCATTGCACTGGATGATTACGGATCTGGCTTTGCCTCTATTACTCATTTGCGAAACTTGCCGATAGATTTCCTGAAAATTGATCGCAGCCTGATACGCAATGCTCCCCATAACTCGCAAAACAGGGTTCTTACCCGCACAACCATCGAGCTGGCTCACTCGTTGAATCTTCCTGTGGTAGCGGAAGGGGTTGAGGAACAAGAGGAGTTGGATTTGGTTGAGGCTTATCGTTGTGACTTTGTGCAGGGGTATTTCCTGGCAAAACCAATGGATGGTATGGCTTGTACAGAGTTTTTGATGGGGAGCAGTATTGTCAGTGAGAGTGAGGCGATAAAGGCTTGA